From Ignisphaera aggregans DSM 17230, the proteins below share one genomic window:
- a CDS encoding Nicotinate-nucleotide-dimethylbenzimidazolephosp horibosyltransferase (COGs: COG2038 NaMN:DMB phosphoribosyltransferase~InterPro IPR003200:IPR002805~KEGG: ape:APE_2029.1 hypothetical protein~PFAM: Nicotinate-nucleotide-dimethylbenzimidazole phosphoribosyltransferase~SPTR: Q9YAB0 UPF0284 protein APE_2029.1~PFAM: Phosphoribosyltransferase~TIGRFAM: conserved hypothetical protein TIGR00303), whose product MYNIGIVDRYGYANRIIAEIPNRNPIAVYFIANTMVSTVPGISIAGENPRATLYTPALDVEYLVYGEPKSGPLPVTPEGIPTPAIITRTSLNLLDIPFIVVDVGSYIDPRIPHIDIPGKSIGGRIDVEDALPLENVYTLFSYSKILGMMLGSNKGVIVIGESMPGGTTTAMAIMESLGYRAIGRVSSASPLNPHEVKKKVFIDAIKRSRANIPMNDVYRAIALFGDPLHISIAGFTSGAIEKGSIVLLAGGTQMCSVIAILKRLGISLDGRVAIATTRWIVEDSSSDIKGLVYDIAPEIPIIYTKLNFSNSRFSGLKAYENGYVKEGVGAGGTTVLLHIYRGIDVDTLLIEIEKEYSRIMDIAGKR is encoded by the coding sequence ATGTATAATATAGGGATTGTTGATCGCTATGGATATGCCAATAGAATTATTGCTGAGATTCCAAATAGAAATCCCATAGCTGTATACTTCATAGCTAATACCATGGTATCAACAGTTCCAGGTATAAGTATAGCTGGTGAAAATCCTAGGGCAACACTCTATACCCCTGCACTAGATGTAGAGTACTTAGTCTATGGAGAGCCTAAGAGCGGTCCCCTACCTGTTACACCTGAGGGTATTCCAACACCAGCTATAATCACTAGAACATCGCTGAATCTTCTCGATATACCATTTATTGTTGTAGATGTAGGTAGCTATATAGATCCAAGAATTCCACATATAGATATCCCTGGGAAGAGTATTGGTGGTAGAATTGATGTTGAGGATGCTCTACCACTAGAAAATGTATATACATTGTTTAGCTATTCAAAGATTCTAGGAATGATGCTAGGATCTAATAAGGGTGTTATAGTTATTGGAGAGTCTATGCCTGGTGGAACAACAACTGCTATGGCTATAATGGAGTCTCTAGGTTATAGAGCTATTGGAAGAGTTAGTAGTGCATCTCCATTAAATCCTCATGAGGTTAAGAAAAAGGTGTTTATAGATGCTATCAAGAGATCTAGAGCTAATATACCAATGAATGATGTTTATAGAGCTATAGCACTATTTGGAGACCCTCTACATATATCCATAGCAGGCTTTACCAGTGGTGCTATTGAGAAAGGCTCTATTGTTCTATTAGCAGGAGGGACACAGATGTGTTCAGTGATAGCTATTCTTAAGAGGCTTGGTATATCTCTAGATGGTAGGGTTGCTATAGCTACAACTAGATGGATTGTAGAGGATTCTTCATCTGATATAAAAGGACTTGTATACGATATAGCACCAGAGATACCGATAATATATACAAAGCTAAACTTCTCTAACTCTCGATTCAGTGGATTGAAAGCTTATGAGAATGGCTATGTGAAGGAGGGTGTAGGTGCTGGAGGTACTACAGTGTTACTCCATATATATAGGGGTATAGATGTAGATACTCTATTGATTGAAATTGAGAAGGAATATAGTAGGATTATGGATATAGCTGGAAAGAGGTAG
- a CDS encoding protein of unknown function DUF105 (COGs: COG1865 conserved hypothetical protein~InterPro IPR002808~KEGG: ape:APE_2032.1 hypothetical protein~PFAM: protein of unknown function DUF105~SPTR: Q9YAA7 Putative uncharacterized protein~PFAM: Adenosylcobinamide amidohydrolase~TIGRFAM: alpha-ribazole phosphatase CobZ): protein MKIEYIDNNTILIRLPNPMKILSTVYIVSSNGYVENIVFRFVSKDFYVENLVDYYKSIAREISIENAVIFITATSIENFIHTRIDEIDTDIFMTIGLEPAVCIETKVFKPITISTINIAVVIRQPLTDNAMVDLLRTITEAKCLASSDIMLRCRTRSSGTVTDAIAVLKPLDIGEEILFAGMATTIGNTIARAVHRAIVSKALDRKNMFSYLTGLSEEEFLDLFRELYRYMPIPNISDEKAIEIVKMLLHKILSDPNTWSFIVAARELDLHGLVGTIPNISLEEFARDSPRIIADEIIGMALAMYIAGIKGLFSMYWVERLKEKNILSHNVLGVFEDDVISALLGSLYTLLYEYIQGGTIDV from the coding sequence ATGAAAATAGAATACATCGATAATAATACAATCCTCATAAGACTTCCAAATCCTATGAAGATACTATCCACAGTATATATAGTGTCTAGCAATGGATATGTAGAGAATATAGTATTTAGATTTGTTTCTAAAGATTTCTATGTTGAGAATCTAGTTGATTATTATAAATCTATTGCTAGAGAGATAAGTATTGAAAATGCAGTAATATTTATAACTGCTACATCAATAGAAAACTTCATCCATACTAGAATAGATGAGATAGATACAGATATCTTTATGACTATAGGGCTTGAGCCAGCTGTATGTATAGAGACAAAGGTGTTTAAACCTATAACTATATCTACAATAAATATTGCTGTAGTAATACGCCAACCACTAACAGATAATGCTATGGTAGATCTTCTAAGAACGATTACCGAGGCAAAATGTTTGGCTTCTAGTGATATAATGCTTAGATGTAGAACTAGATCTTCTGGAACTGTTACTGATGCTATAGCAGTTCTAAAACCATTAGATATTGGAGAGGAGATACTGTTTGCAGGTATGGCAACAACAATTGGAAATACAATAGCAAGAGCTGTCCATAGAGCAATTGTTTCTAAGGCTTTAGATAGAAAGAATATGTTTAGCTATTTAACTGGATTAAGTGAAGAAGAATTTCTAGATCTATTTAGAGAGCTATATAGATATATGCCGATACCCAATATCTCAGATGAGAAAGCTATAGAGATTGTAAAGATGCTTCTACATAAAATTCTTAGTGATCCAAATACATGGAGTTTTATTGTAGCTGCAAGAGAACTCGATCTCCATGGACTTGTAGGAACAATACCAAATATCAGTTTAGAGGAATTTGCTAGAGATTCCCCTAGGATTATAGCTGATGAAATTATTGGTATGGCACTTGCTATGTATATAGCAGGGATAAAGGGTTTGTTCTCTATGTATTGGGTAGAAAGATTAAAGGAGAAGAATATACTTAGTCACAATGTTTTAGGGGTATTTGAGGATGATGTTATATCTGCACTCCTAGGATCTCTATATACATTACTTTACGAATATATCCAAGGTGGTACTATAGATGTATAG
- a CDS encoding methionine aminopeptidase, type II (COGs: COG0024 Methionine aminopeptidase~InterPro IPR001714:IPR000994:IPR002468~KEGG: smr:Smar_0892 methionine aminopeptidase~PFAM: peptidase M24~PRIAM: Methionyl aminopeptidase~SPTR: A3DMY2 Methionine aminopeptidase~TIGRFAM: methionine aminopeptidase, type II~PFAM: Metallopeptidase family M24~TIGRFAM: methionine aminopeptidase, type II) encodes MDGYELESYIRAGRIACIVRKEAERIVREGARLIDIANHLEKKIVELGGYPAFPVNISVNEIAAHYTPLPNDSSVIPSNSVVKIDIGVHVDGYIADTAITISLNDRYIHLVEAVKEALEKALKIVGRGVRFSEVGGVIESIIKSYGYKPIVNLSGHSLDRYVVHAGSYIPNFRDRLNRESFKIGRAYAIEPFATDGIGYVENTDIVTIYALKYNPKRVNKLSSDVQKFYNAVYSDRRTLPFTIRWYIDLVGEEAKALSYLNTLQREGLLIEYPVLVERGRGIVAQYEHTIVIDDRGEVLITTDNC; translated from the coding sequence ATGGATGGTTATGAGCTTGAGAGTTATATCAGAGCTGGAAGGATTGCATGTATTGTTAGGAAGGAGGCTGAGAGAATTGTTAGAGAAGGAGCTAGGCTTATTGATATCGCTAACCATTTGGAGAAGAAGATTGTAGAGCTTGGCGGCTATCCAGCTTTTCCAGTCAATATATCTGTAAATGAGATTGCAGCACACTATACACCTCTACCAAACGATTCTAGTGTTATACCAAGTAACAGTGTTGTTAAAATTGATATAGGTGTTCATGTAGATGGATATATAGCTGATACAGCTATAACAATATCTCTAAATGATAGATATATCCATCTTGTTGAAGCTGTGAAAGAGGCTTTAGAGAAGGCGTTAAAGATTGTTGGAAGAGGTGTAAGGTTTAGCGAGGTTGGCGGGGTTATAGAGTCTATTATTAAGAGCTATGGCTATAAACCAATAGTTAATCTAAGTGGTCATAGCTTAGATAGATATGTGGTTCATGCCGGGAGCTATATCCCTAATTTTAGGGATAGACTAAATAGGGAGAGTTTTAAGATTGGTAGAGCATATGCTATAGAGCCATTTGCAACAGATGGTATTGGATATGTAGAGAACACAGATATTGTAACTATATATGCATTGAAGTATAATCCTAAGAGAGTAAATAAGCTTTCTAGCGATGTACAGAAGTTCTATAATGCTGTTTATAGTGATAGAAGGACACTTCCATTTACAATTAGATGGTATATAGATCTAGTTGGTGAAGAGGCAAAGGCTCTAAGCTATCTAAATACTCTACAGAGGGAAGGGCTTTTAATTGAGTATCCAGTCTTAGTTGAAAGAGGGAGAGGGATTGTGGCACAGTATGAACATACTATTGTTATTGATGATAGGGGAGAGGTTCTTATTACTACCGATAATTGTTAG
- a CDS encoding beta-lactamase domain protein (COGs: COG2220 Zn-dependent hydrolase of the beta-lactamase fold~InterPro IPR001279~KEGG: tpe:Tpen_1493 beta-lactamase domain-containing protein~PFAM: beta-lactamase domain protein~SPTR: A1S0B0 UPF0173 metal-dependent hydrolase Tpen_1493~PFAM: Metallo-beta-lactamase superfamily) — MARIRWLGHATFIIKLSGYTIAIDPWITNPLSPYRSIDSFAKDYPDIDFIFVTHDHGDHVGDSIELLKRYRGAKLVALYELAEHIAREVSDHNRVVATNIGGPVKLGGIEAVFTPAVHSSSISDPSGVIVFGEDKAIYHAGDTGIFSEMSLIKELYNPTVVLIPIGGHFTMGIKEAVKALELLRPRYAIPMHYNTFDVIRVDVDKFVELAKNRVPETTIVVLKPGEELVV; from the coding sequence ATGGCTAGAATAAGATGGTTGGGACATGCAACATTCATTATAAAACTCTCTGGATATACTATAGCTATAGATCCATGGATAACAAATCCATTATCACCATATAGAAGTATTGATAGTTTTGCAAAGGATTATCCAGATATAGACTTTATATTTGTTACCCATGATCATGGCGATCATGTTGGGGATTCTATAGAGCTTTTGAAGAGGTATAGGGGTGCAAAGCTTGTTGCTCTCTATGAGCTTGCAGAGCATATCGCTAGGGAGGTGAGTGATCATAACAGGGTTGTGGCTACAAATATCGGTGGTCCTGTGAAGCTTGGTGGTATTGAGGCTGTTTTCACGCCTGCTGTACACAGCTCATCTATATCCGATCCAAGTGGGGTTATAGTGTTTGGAGAAGATAAAGCTATATACCATGCTGGGGATACAGGTATATTCTCGGAGATGAGCCTTATAAAAGAGCTCTACAACCCTACAGTGGTGCTGATACCTATAGGAGGGCATTTCACTATGGGTATAAAGGAGGCTGTAAAGGCTTTAGAGCTTCTCAGACCCAGATATGCAATACCTATGCACTATAACACATTTGATGTCATAAGAGTAGATGTCGATAAATTTGTTGAGCTGGCTAAAAACAGAGTACCTGAAACAACTATAGTTGTGCTTAAACCTGGTGAAGAGTTGGTGGTATAG
- a CDS encoding hypothetical protein (KEGG: smr:Smar_0304 hypothetical protein~SPTR: A3DLA7 Putative uncharacterized protein), which yields MDIRVKRVDEKCSHGIYVYDPKQDLWILVQRDGGYFKPSGRGIYVIYFDNAKCSACRKYDGIWFPFVEKYSRDRSDINFVIVLCDWFARECSSSAASESFKHFDVHASPTTIVLYSDEKGEIKYQEKYEGVLYEFELKLILENFLERAEKHMRGEKVAPPISKESSSKALEDIVMQILKALIGQKE from the coding sequence ATGGATATCAGGGTTAAGCGTGTTGATGAAAAGTGTAGCCATGGTATATATGTTTATGATCCTAAGCAGGATCTATGGATACTTGTTCAAAGAGATGGTGGATACTTTAAACCTAGTGGTAGGGGTATCTATGTAATATATTTTGATAATGCAAAGTGTTCTGCGTGTAGAAAATATGATGGTATATGGTTTCCATTTGTTGAGAAATACTCAAGAGATAGAAGTGATATTAACTTCGTTATAGTATTATGTGATTGGTTTGCAAGAGAATGTAGTTCTTCGGCAGCATCAGAAAGTTTCAAACATTTTGATGTACATGCATCACCTACAACAATAGTTCTATATAGTGATGAAAAAGGTGAGATAAAGTATCAAGAGAAATATGAAGGTGTTTTATATGAGTTTGAGCTAAAGCTTATTCTAGAGAACTTTCTAGAGAGAGCTGAGAAGCATATGAGGGGAGAAAAGGTTGCACCACCGATATCAAAGGAATCATCTAGTAAAGCTTTAGAAGATATAGTTATGCAGATATTGAAAGCATTGATCGGTCAAAAGGAGTAA
- a CDS encoding GTP:adenosylcobinamide-phosphateguanylyltransfer ase (COGs: COG2266 GTP:adenosylcobinamide-phosphate guanylyltransferase~KEGG: ape:APE_2034.1 nucleoside triphosphate:adenosylcobinamide-phosphate guanylyltransferase~SPTR: Q9YAA5 Nucleoside triphosphate:adenosylcobinamide-phosphate guanylyltransferase): MYRNVLCLVMAGGKGSRYGSPSKIVTNICGKPLIEHIIVNIKPFCRDIIMAISKYTSSFSEVVKLCIEEVECIETTGEGYIEDLLFLACSLPKPILIVAGDIVTHRTVIEDFISKALEIDRDVITMTISRNGIEEPIGISLYRGCGGSWTNIVYSSTDAIDIDTLEDLEIAKNLCRDVEVV, from the coding sequence ATGTATAGAAACGTTCTATGCCTTGTTATGGCTGGAGGTAAAGGCTCTAGATATGGATCGCCAAGCAAAATAGTTACTAATATATGCGGAAAACCATTGATAGAACACATCATTGTTAATATAAAGCCATTTTGTAGAGATATAATTATGGCTATATCAAAATATACATCTAGCTTTTCAGAGGTTGTTAAGCTGTGTATAGAGGAGGTTGAATGTATAGAGACTACAGGTGAAGGATATATTGAAGATCTACTATTTCTAGCATGTTCATTGCCAAAACCAATTCTTATTGTAGCTGGGGATATAGTTACACATAGAACTGTAATAGAAGATTTTATATCAAAAGCCTTGGAAATTGATAGAGATGTTATAACTATGACCATATCTAGAAATGGTATAGAGGAACCTATAGGGATATCGCTATATAGAGGCTGTGGTGGTTCATGGACAAATATTGTGTATAGCTCTACAGATGCTATTGATATAGATACTCTAGAGGATTTAGAGATAGCTAAAAATCTATGTAGAGATGTTGAAGTGGTCTAA
- a CDS encoding Protein of unknown function DUF1512 (COGs: COG4046 conserved hypothetical protein~InterPro IPR009995~KEGG: ape:APE_1123.1 hypothetical protein~PFAM: Protein of unknown function DUF1512~SPTR: Q9YCY9 Putative uncharacterized protein~PFAM: Protein of unknown function (DUF1512)): MRCIITYIYQQVGGGSDLNTILSILLYMVFFLYFFTDLPQKTQFMRYERGVASRLAVVESLVRESINKVRSYLSKLGIKNIDKMIDTSLENYFVIEPVSIEPIDIIKRLDHMITNNENKFKKDIESLSPGLNRHVLNNIAVSLAIASALYTIYKILRHYYLLGKKYENWVLLMQLYLLMPQLVKELIPYVKAIDGVSRGIPIGDSAGPLVAYKISLLSPRIDIDEDTVYSVVDIDGRKVYVVKAKGPGSTVGKPGKAVAKIAEMLNYKVSRIITVDAALKLEGEQTGTVAEGSGAAIGDPGPEKIEIERIAVKCNAPLDAVIIKMGADEAIKPMSKEIADGVEKAYQKVLEIIRTRTNPGDTIIVAGIGNSVGVY, translated from the coding sequence ATGAGGTGTATCATTACGTACATATATCAACAGGTTGGAGGTGGATCGGATCTCAATACTATACTATCTATACTACTCTACATGGTATTCTTCCTATATTTCTTCACAGATCTTCCCCAGAAGACTCAGTTTATGAGGTATGAGAGAGGTGTTGCATCTAGATTAGCAGTTGTTGAAAGTCTTGTGAGAGAGAGTATTAATAAGGTTAGAAGCTATCTTTCAAAGCTTGGTATTAAGAATATAGATAAAATGATTGATACAAGTCTAGAGAACTATTTTGTTATAGAACCTGTATCTATAGAGCCTATAGATATTATTAAGAGATTGGATCATATGATTACAAATAATGAGAATAAGTTTAAGAAGGATATAGAGAGTCTATCACCTGGTCTAAATAGACATGTACTTAATAATATAGCTGTATCACTAGCCATAGCATCAGCTCTATATACTATATACAAAATTCTTAGGCATTACTATCTTCTTGGTAAAAAATATGAGAATTGGGTATTATTAATGCAACTATATCTATTGATGCCACAGCTAGTTAAAGAGTTGATACCATATGTAAAGGCTATTGATGGAGTTTCTAGAGGAATTCCTATAGGTGATTCTGCAGGTCCTCTAGTTGCATATAAGATATCTTTGCTTAGCCCTAGAATTGATATTGATGAAGATACTGTTTATAGTGTTGTTGATATTGATGGTAGAAAGGTATATGTAGTAAAAGCTAAAGGCCCTGGTTCAACTGTTGGAAAACCTGGAAAAGCTGTTGCAAAAATTGCAGAAATGCTAAACTATAAAGTCTCAAGGATTATCACAGTTGATGCAGCGCTTAAACTTGAGGGTGAACAGACGGGAACAGTTGCAGAGGGTTCTGGAGCTGCAATAGGTGATCCAGGTCCTGAGAAAATTGAGATAGAGAGAATAGCTGTTAAATGTAATGCACCTCTAGATGCAGTAATAATAAAGATGGGTGCTGATGAAGCTATAAAGCCTATGTCTAAAGAGATAGCTGATGGTGTAGAAAAAGCATATCAAAAGGTTTTAGAAATTATAAGAACAAGAACAAATCCCGGTGATACTATTATAGTTGCAGGTATAGGTAATAGTGTAGGTGTATACTAA
- a CDS encoding conserved hypothetical protein (KEGG: smr:Smar_0894 hypothetical protein~SPTR: A3DMY4 Putative uncharacterized protein): MISMQIGGDVFTWLLIIVLVIMIIYMVVSGIGYMRKKDRATIEDTPLKVITTITCINKDYTIEREFREGDFIGKIEGQCPKCGSSMVIDKIYTIPITIRKRE, translated from the coding sequence ATGATATCTATGCAGATAGGTGGAGATGTATTTACATGGCTATTAATTATAGTCTTAGTGATAATGATTATCTATATGGTTGTATCAGGAATAGGGTATATGAGAAAGAAGGATAGAGCTACAATAGAGGATACTCCTCTAAAAGTTATAACAACAATTACATGTATAAATAAGGATTATACTATTGAAAGAGAGTTTAGAGAGGGAGACTTTATAGGAAAAATAGAAGGACAGTGCCCAAAATGTGGATCTAGCATGGTTATAGATAAGATATATACAATACCTATAACAATTAGGAAAAGAGAGTAA
- a CDS encoding asparagine synthase (COGs: COG0367 Asparagine synthase (glutamine-hydrolyzing)~InterPro IPR001962~KEGG: ape:APE_2041.1 putative asparagine synthetase~PFAM: asparagine synthase~SPTR: Q9YA98 Putative asparagine synthetase~PFAM: Asparagine synthase) gives MMEVINMPCHIYEKLIIDRIANVIEKTKCDCIALSGGIDTSLIAVISVNVVRHIPRAIVTYYRNGIPRDLVYALNIAKVLGLDIEFIEIDDRYIAKILPILTEIARRGGHEDYIEIRNDVVFYATLEKAKDRCRCIYTGSGGDEVFSGYSFMYLQLLENEIDEKRRTWAYGRYPEREIANLLNVNIVTPYLDQKVLELALTIPIRCLRTTILRGKEILRNILMDMGLCIVADRIKTPAEAGAGTDVIDNEYLNRIASYR, from the coding sequence ATGATGGAGGTTATAAATATGCCATGCCATATTTATGAAAAGCTTATTATCGATAGAATAGCTAATGTTATAGAGAAAACAAAATGTGATTGCATAGCTCTCAGTGGTGGTATAGATACATCGCTCATAGCTGTAATATCTGTTAATGTGGTTAGACATATACCTAGAGCTATAGTTACATACTATAGAAATGGCATTCCAAGAGATCTTGTATATGCCTTAAACATAGCTAAGGTATTAGGGCTTGATATAGAGTTTATAGAGATTGATGATAGATATATAGCAAAGATACTGCCTATATTGACAGAGATTGCTAGGAGGGGAGGACATGAGGATTATATAGAGATTAGAAATGATGTAGTATTTTATGCAACTCTAGAGAAAGCTAAGGATAGATGTAGATGTATATATACGGGTTCTGGAGGAGACGAGGTATTCTCAGGATATTCATTTATGTATCTACAGCTACTGGAAAATGAAATTGATGAGAAGAGAAGGACATGGGCATATGGTAGATATCCTGAGAGAGAAATAGCAAATCTATTGAATGTTAATATAGTAACACCATATCTAGATCAAAAAGTCTTAGAATTAGCACTAACAATACCCATAAGATGTCTGAGAACAACAATTCTAAGGGGTAAGGAGATTCTAAGGAATATTCTTATGGATATGGGATTGTGTATAGTAGCTGATAGGATTAAAACACCTGCAGAAGCAGGAGCAGGAACAGATGTAATAGATAACGAATATCTCAATAGAATTGCATCATATAGATAG
- a CDS encoding conserved hypothetical protein (KEGG: pcl:Pcal_1514 hypothetical protein~SPTR: A3MWB6 Putative uncharacterized protein) yields MDEVMIAILGLYVTIVAQIAVIAYWLGRKFTRIEERFKEIDRRFSDVDKRFEDLEQSLRNEIRRAFAAVLTASMAMNSLIVDFLALKGLVTEKERDFLKSQLTSIVSSTVINPLTKEEIEFLRKVFSKPESEITIEELDKVLEIAKRWFFETGEEKAYKLWLYTYMYRASLKYERLREKEERQK; encoded by the coding sequence ATGGATGAAGTAATGATAGCTATTCTAGGGTTGTATGTAACTATAGTTGCTCAAATAGCTGTCATAGCTTACTGGCTTGGTAGAAAATTTACTAGGATTGAGGAGAGATTTAAAGAAATTGATAGGAGATTTAGCGATGTAGATAAAAGATTTGAGGATTTGGAACAGAGCTTGAGAAATGAAATTCGTAGAGCATTTGCAGCTGTTCTCACAGCTTCTATGGCTATGAATTCTCTTATAGTTGATTTCCTTGCTTTAAAAGGTCTTGTAACTGAGAAGGAGAGAGATTTTCTAAAGAGTCAGTTAACATCTATTGTGTCAAGTACTGTTATAAATCCTTTGACTAAGGAGGAGATAGAGTTCCTAAGAAAGGTATTCTCCAAGCCTGAGAGTGAAATAACAATTGAGGAACTAGATAAGGTATTGGAAATAGCTAAGAGATGGTTCTTTGAAACAGGTGAAGAGAAAGCATATAAGTTATGGCTATATACATATATGTATAGAGCTTCTCTAAAGTATGAGAGACTTAGGGAGAAAGAAGAGAGACAAAAATAG
- a CDS encoding protein of unknown function DUF71 ATP-binding region (COGs: COG2102 ATPase of PP-loop superfamily~InterPro IPR002761~KEGG: pis:Pisl_1451 protein of unknown function DUF71, ATP-binding region~PFAM: protein of unknown function DUF71 ATP-binding region~SPTR: A1RUH5 Putative uncharacterized protein~PFAM: ATP-binding region~TIGRFAM: MJ0570-related uncharacterized domain): MRIAMISGGKDSIYAALLYGDIDLGVIFVYEFPRPSPHLLNIGKSIETLLLMGIPSIVIKLNKGREKIETIEALKKLGAKVIVAGDVYIDDHLRYMQSIADEIGAKLIEPLWSLDPVEVLYKEMEYGITTLFIGGISSLSSWIGKELSIDNVDDFIGYAKSIGIDPLGERGEYHTLVIYTPRHIQRLRYEIVRVDVFNDYLIARVI, encoded by the coding sequence ATGAGGATAGCAATGATATCGGGAGGAAAGGATTCGATATATGCAGCTCTACTCTATGGAGATATAGATCTAGGTGTTATATTTGTATATGAATTTCCTAGACCAAGTCCACATCTTCTAAATATTGGTAAGAGCATTGAGACGCTACTCCTAATGGGTATACCATCTATTGTAATTAAACTTAATAAGGGGAGAGAGAAGATAGAGACTATAGAAGCTCTAAAGAAGCTTGGAGCTAAGGTTATAGTAGCTGGAGATGTCTATATAGATGATCATCTAAGGTATATGCAATCTATAGCAGATGAAATAGGTGCAAAGCTTATAGAGCCTCTATGGAGTTTAGATCCTGTAGAGGTTCTTTATAAAGAGATGGAATATGGTATTACCACCCTATTTATAGGTGGTATAAGCTCGCTATCTAGTTGGATTGGAAAGGAGCTTAGTATAGACAATGTTGATGATTTTATTGGATATGCTAAGAGTATCGGTATTGATCCTCTTGGTGAGAGGGGCGAGTATCATACACTTGTCATATATACACCAAGACATATACAAAGACTTAGATATGAAATTGTAAGAGTTGATGTATTTAACGATTATCTTATTGCTAGGGTGATATGA